GTCGTTGCCAGCGGCGACCAGCAGAGCGAAGAAGTTGTTGAACTCCAGATCACTAAGTGGTTCGCCGTCGGTGGTCGTCGCCAATAGTCGGGAGATCACATCGTCGTGGGGGCAGCCCCGCCGTTCAGCAGCTGCCTTTTGCGCGTAGCGGAAGACCTCCAGGCCGGCTGGGCTGCGGAAAGGGATAAGTCGGAATTCGTCGGTGTCGACCTGATCGACAACGTGGTCGGTGTACTCGGGATCGGAGTTGGACAGGAGCTGATCGCCCCATTCCACGAGTTGCTCGGCATGGTCGTCGGGGATCCCCAGAAGCCGACCCAGCATCCGCATCGGAAGCAAGCGGGCCACCTCGGCCACGAAGTCGAACTCGCCGAGGGTGAGTGCTTCATCGAGAATCTCGACTGTGAGCTCCCGGATCGGCTCCTCGTAGGACTCGACTGTCATACGTGTGAAGCCCCGGTTGACGAGCCGGCGCAACCTGGTGTGGTCGGGTGGGTCTAGCTCCATGAGGGTGCGCCGAGCCTCGGTCTCCTCAGCATCCATTTCTTCGAGACGGATGCCCTGGTAGGAGGTGAAGTCGCCCCACCGTCGGTTCAGGTCGACCACGTCGTCGTAACGAGTCACGGCCCAGAAGCCGGAGCCGTCAGCCTCGTCGACCCATGCCACCGGATCCTCATCGCGCATTCGCTGGAAGGTGGAGTACGGCGTGCCGGCCACCCAGGTGTCATGTGACGACAGGTCAACGTGGCCGTCGTCGGAGTCCGGTGTCCAGGGGTGACGGGCCACCTTCGTCTCCATGTTGCCGGTCACTATTCCCTTTCTGGGCGGAGATCGGCAAGAGTGGTGCCTCCGTTCCACGAAGCGCTCACGCTGCGCCAGTATCCGGCGATCATTTCCTTGGGAGCGAGGCGGTTGAGTTCCTCGACTGGAGATTCGAATACCCGGAGATCGACGTCGCCGGTGAATGCCGGACTGACTTCAGCGTCGTAGCCCTGCATGGTGACCAGTTCGTGCAGCGAATCGGTGCCGTCAGCCTCGATGGCCGGGAAATATCGGTGGTGGATCATTGGCAAAGCGTTCACGAAGCCGGCGTGGTCGCTGGGGCCAGTGATTGTGAATTCGGCTTCGATAAGTCGGCGCCCGTAGGCCGAGCAGGTGGCGCCGAAGTGGCCGCCAGGTTCAAGTCGAGGTCCGGCCTTGCCTACCGTGACTGGTCGGGTGACCCAGATGTCGCCCAACTTCTTGGGGTAGCCCTGCACGTGGCCACGCAACATTGCGTAGTCCTTGTCGACCCAGATATAGACGCAGCGACTGTACGTCTGGCCCTCGTAGGTGCAGCGGACGACGACGAAGCACTCCTTGTACTGGAGTCGGTCGGGATCAACGACTTCATTGAAGTCGTCGGAGCAGGACTGCCAGTCGGCCCAGATGATGGCCACCGCGCCCGGGTCGTCGTCAACCGGTGTCAACGGCTCGGGAAGTAGTTCAGCCACGGCCGCTGGGTCGGTGCGGTACTCGATGGTGAGCATGTCGCCCGAGTAGTGCCACGGAGGCGAGGGGACCAGTGAGGAGAGGCCGGTGGCCGAGCGGGGGAACGTAAAGCCTTGGAGGTTTGCCATGATGATGAGCGTATCATTTGGTCCCTAACGACTTCCATGCAAAGATGCTGCTCCCGCCAATAGCGCGGGATTGACCGATTGGGAGCTGCGGGTGGCCACGGACGGAAGCGGATCGCGAGAGACCCGGCGAATCATGCTGGACGGGTCGGTGGTCCCAGTGACAGTGGATGGCAAAGAGTTGGTGACCAGCGACGGTCGCCGAATCTCGGAGGCTGACGCCATGCACCTGCCTCCTAGCGAGCCATCCAAGATCCTCTGCGTTCACCTCAATCACGTCAGCCGGGTCGAGGAGTTCCAGGTTTCATTGCCGGCGGCGCCCACTTACTTCCAAAAGCCGACGTCCTCGTTGAACGCACATCGTGGCGAGGTGGTGCGACCCGAGCGATGCCGTTGGCTCAACTACGAGGGTGAGATCGTCATCGTCATGGGTCGACTGTGTCGCAACGTCAGCCCCGACGAGGCGGGCGACTTCATCGCTGGGTACAGCATCGGCAACGACTACGGCCTGCATGACTTCCGTGACACCGATGCTGGCTCGATGTTGCGGGTCAAGGGCTCGGACACCATGTGCCCGGTCGGTCCGGGCCTGGTCGAGGGCTGGGACTTCCGGGGCAAGGGCATCCGCACCCTGGTCAATGGCGAGGTGGCCCAGGACGGCAACACCGACGAGATGACGTGGGACATGCACTACTTGGTGGCCGACCTGGCCCGCACAATCACCCTGCTCCCAGGGGACATGATCTTCTCGGGCACGCCGGCCAACTCCCGGCCCGTGCAGCCCGGCGACGTGGTCACCGTGGAGGTTGAGGGCATCGGGGCGCTTACCAACACCATCGTGACCGGTCCAGTGCCCATCCGTGACGACTGTGGTGCCCAGCCCACCGAGTCCGAAGAGGTCCTATCGACCGCCCTCGGTGGCGACTGGGAGTTCCGTGGTATCCGCTCTCCAGAGCGCTGAAGTGGTGGCAACGACTGGCTAGTGCACATTTAGATTTTGTATGTAAATATGGCGCCGTCGTTGCAAACCCGCTCGACGCGACAGGTCAGGAGCATCAGTAGGCCGCTCGGTTGACCGTCGTTTACTCCCGAATGATTTACCCGAATGATTTACCCGAATGATTTAGATGCAAGGATTCTGAAGTACTAACTGGTCTCTAATTGAGTTCCATCCGGAGGGGTGACCCGATATGAAAACGAAATTCACGATGGCTTTGCTAACAGTCTTGGCAGTCACAGCTGCGTCCTGCGGGAGCAGTAGTGACGAGGCGTCGGAGCCACAGACAACAGCTGCCCCGGCAACAACAACTGCCCCGGCAACAACAGCTGCCCCTGCGACTACCGCTGCATCAGGAGACGGCTCAGCAGCGGCGATGTCGGGTCTAGATGTGGACGCGGTCTTGGCGGCGGACCTTTCGGATTGCGCCGATGCACCGTCGGGTGACCCGATCCGCGTGGGAATG
Above is a window of Acidimicrobiales bacterium DNA encoding:
- a CDS encoding cytochrome P450; this encodes METKVARHPWTPDSDDGHVDLSSHDTWVAGTPYSTFQRMRDEDPVAWVDEADGSGFWAVTRYDDVVDLNRRWGDFTSYQGIRLEEMDAEETEARRTLMELDPPDHTRLRRLVNRGFTRMTVESYEEPIRELTVEILDEALTLGEFDFVAEVARLLPMRMLGRLLGIPDDHAEQLVEWGDQLLSNSDPEYTDHVVDQVDTDEFRLIPFRSPAGLEVFRYAQKAAAERRGCPHDDVISRLLATTTDGEPLSDLEFNNFFALLVAAGNDTTRYSLTEGLRALVDHPKQMQALRNEQTLMGTAVEEILRWTTVTTHFRRTATSDQRLHGRTIRKGDKVVLWWASADYDERKFDDPYRFDIRRDPNDHVAFGRNGPHLCLGAWLARMEIRITLQELLARTTDIEIVHASDRLRSNLISGTKHLTIQTA
- a CDS encoding acetoacetate decarboxylase family protein produces the protein MANLQGFTFPRSATGLSSLVPSPPWHYSGDMLTIEYRTDPAAVAELLPEPLTPVDDDPGAVAIIWADWQSCSDDFNEVVDPDRLQYKECFVVVRCTYEGQTYSRCVYIWVDKDYAMLRGHVQGYPKKLGDIWVTRPVTVGKAGPRLEPGGHFGATCSAYGRRLIEAEFTITGPSDHAGFVNALPMIHHRYFPAIEADGTDSLHELVTMQGYDAEVSPAFTGDVDLRVFESPVEELNRLAPKEMIAGYWRSVSASWNGGTTLADLRPERE
- a CDS encoding fumarylacetoacetate hydrolase family protein — its product is MATDGSGSRETRRIMLDGSVVPVTVDGKELVTSDGRRISEADAMHLPPSEPSKILCVHLNHVSRVEEFQVSLPAAPTYFQKPTSSLNAHRGEVVRPERCRWLNYEGEIVIVMGRLCRNVSPDEAGDFIAGYSIGNDYGLHDFRDTDAGSMLRVKGSDTMCPVGPGLVEGWDFRGKGIRTLVNGEVAQDGNTDEMTWDMHYLVADLARTITLLPGDMIFSGTPANSRPVQPGDVVTVEVEGIGALTNTIVTGPVPIRDDCGAQPTESEEVLSTALGGDWEFRGIRSPER